A genomic window from Quercus lobata isolate SW786 chromosome 10, ValleyOak3.0 Primary Assembly, whole genome shotgun sequence includes:
- the LOC115963135 gene encoding vacuolar protein sorting-associated protein 26C-like isoform X3 → MSIELKLSRASRIYHPSEPLEGKIIVKSSSSISHYGVRLTVNGSVNLQIRGGSAGIIESLYGVVKPISILNKSTEVRPSGKIGLGTTEIPFSMFLRQPGKDNLERFYETFHGANISAQYLVTVDIIRGYLHKTLSATVEFIVESDKDDLLKRPVSPEMVIFYITQDTQRHPLLLELKSGGFRVTGKMSTQCSLSDPITGEVAVEASAVPIYSIDIHLLRVESILLGEKIVTETSLIQSTQIADGDVCHNMTLPIYVILPRLLTCPTILAGTMMVNQSCHTF, encoded by the exons ATGTCAATAGAGCTCAAACTTTCCCGTGCAAGTCGTATCTATCACCCTTCG GAACCTCTGGAGGGAAAAATCATAGTaaaatcttcttcttccattTCTCACTATGGTGTTCGTCTCACTGTCAATGGATCCGTCAATTTGCAG aTTCGTGGAGGATCGGCTGGAATTATTGAGTCCTTATATGGTGTTGTCAAGCCTATCTCCATTTT AAATAAGAGTACAGAGGTTAGACCTTCCGGGAAGATTGGTTTGGGTACAACAGAG ATACCATTTTCCATGTTTTTGAGACAGCCAGGAAAAGACAACCTAGAAAGATTTTATGAGACCTTCCATGGAGCCAATATCAGTGCTCAG TATCTGGTAACTGTAGATATAATAAGAGGATACCTACATAAAACATTATCTGCAACAGTGGAGTTCATAGTCGAAAGTGATAAAG ATGATCTTCTCAAGCGACCAGTTTCTCCTGAAATGGTTATCTTTTATATTACTCAAGACACACAAAGACATCCACTACTTCTTGAATTAAAATCAG GTGGATTCAGGGTGACAGGAAAGATGTCCACTCAATGTTCTTTATCAGATCCCATCACTGGTGAAGTAGCTGTAGAAGCATCTGCAGTTCCCATTTACTCCATTGACATTCATTTGCTCCGTGTAGAGTCAATTCTTCTTGGGGAGAAAATTGTAACTGAAACATCTCTGATTCAGAGTACCCAG ATAGCAGATGGAGATGTCTGTCATAATATGACTCTGCCCATCTATGTTATACTTCCTCGCCTTTTGACTTGTCCAACAATCTTAGCTGG AACAATGATGGTAAACCAGAGCTGCCATACCTTCTAA
- the LOC115963135 gene encoding vacuolar protein sorting-associated protein 26C-like isoform X4 codes for MSIELKLSRASRIYHPSEPLEGKIIVKSSSSISHYGVRLTVNGSVNLQIRGGSAGIIESLYGVVKPISILNKSTEVRPSGKIGLGTTEIPFSMFLRQPGKDNLERFYETFHGANISAQYLVTVDIIRGYLHKTLSATVEFIVESDKDDLLKRPVSPEMVIFYITQDTQRHPLLLELKSGGFRVTGKMSTQCSLSDPITGEVAVEASAVPIYSIDIHLLRVESILLGEKIVTETSLIQSTQMEMSVII; via the exons ATGTCAATAGAGCTCAAACTTTCCCGTGCAAGTCGTATCTATCACCCTTCG GAACCTCTGGAGGGAAAAATCATAGTaaaatcttcttcttccattTCTCACTATGGTGTTCGTCTCACTGTCAATGGATCCGTCAATTTGCAG aTTCGTGGAGGATCGGCTGGAATTATTGAGTCCTTATATGGTGTTGTCAAGCCTATCTCCATTTT AAATAAGAGTACAGAGGTTAGACCTTCCGGGAAGATTGGTTTGGGTACAACAGAG ATACCATTTTCCATGTTTTTGAGACAGCCAGGAAAAGACAACCTAGAAAGATTTTATGAGACCTTCCATGGAGCCAATATCAGTGCTCAG TATCTGGTAACTGTAGATATAATAAGAGGATACCTACATAAAACATTATCTGCAACAGTGGAGTTCATAGTCGAAAGTGATAAAG ATGATCTTCTCAAGCGACCAGTTTCTCCTGAAATGGTTATCTTTTATATTACTCAAGACACACAAAGACATCCACTACTTCTTGAATTAAAATCAG GTGGATTCAGGGTGACAGGAAAGATGTCCACTCAATGTTCTTTATCAGATCCCATCACTGGTGAAGTAGCTGTAGAAGCATCTGCAGTTCCCATTTACTCCATTGACATTCATTTGCTCCGTGTAGAGTCAATTCTTCTTGGGGAGAAAATTGTAACTGAAACATCTCTGATTCAGAGTACCCAG ATGGAGATGTCTGTCATAATATGA
- the LOC115963135 gene encoding vacuolar protein sorting-associated protein 26C-like isoform X1 — protein MSIELKLSRASRIYHPSEPLEGKIIVKSSSSISHYGVRLTVNGSVNLQIRGGSAGIIESLYGVVKPISILNKSTEVRPSGKIGLGTTEIPFSMFLRQPGKDNLERFYETFHGANISAQYLVTVDIIRGYLHKTLSATVEFIVESDKDDLLKRPVSPEMVIFYITQDTQRHPLLLELKSGGFRVTGKMSTQCSLSDPITGEVAVEASAVPIYSIDIHLLRVESILLGEKIVTETSLIQSTQIADGDVCHNMTLPIYVILPRLLTCPTILAGRHWNLCHLNWLEQGRMICAKATIDGEMMVIHQVPCSLRQQNPY, from the exons ATGTCAATAGAGCTCAAACTTTCCCGTGCAAGTCGTATCTATCACCCTTCG GAACCTCTGGAGGGAAAAATCATAGTaaaatcttcttcttccattTCTCACTATGGTGTTCGTCTCACTGTCAATGGATCCGTCAATTTGCAG aTTCGTGGAGGATCGGCTGGAATTATTGAGTCCTTATATGGTGTTGTCAAGCCTATCTCCATTTT AAATAAGAGTACAGAGGTTAGACCTTCCGGGAAGATTGGTTTGGGTACAACAGAG ATACCATTTTCCATGTTTTTGAGACAGCCAGGAAAAGACAACCTAGAAAGATTTTATGAGACCTTCCATGGAGCCAATATCAGTGCTCAG TATCTGGTAACTGTAGATATAATAAGAGGATACCTACATAAAACATTATCTGCAACAGTGGAGTTCATAGTCGAAAGTGATAAAG ATGATCTTCTCAAGCGACCAGTTTCTCCTGAAATGGTTATCTTTTATATTACTCAAGACACACAAAGACATCCACTACTTCTTGAATTAAAATCAG GTGGATTCAGGGTGACAGGAAAGATGTCCACTCAATGTTCTTTATCAGATCCCATCACTGGTGAAGTAGCTGTAGAAGCATCTGCAGTTCCCATTTACTCCATTGACATTCATTTGCTCCGTGTAGAGTCAATTCTTCTTGGGGAGAAAATTGTAACTGAAACATCTCTGATTCAGAGTACCCAG ATAGCAGATGGAGATGTCTGTCATAATATGACTCTGCCCATCTATGTTATACTTCCTCGCCTTTTGACTTGTCCAACAATCTTAGCTGG ACGGCACTGGAATCTCTGCCACTTGAACTGGTTAGAACAAGGTAGGATGATTTGCGCAAAGGCAACAATTGATGGAGAGATGATGGTCATACATCAAGTACCTTGTAGTTTGAGACAACAAAATCCCtattga
- the LOC115963135 gene encoding vacuolar protein sorting-associated protein 26C-like isoform X2: protein MSIELKLSRASRIYHPSEPLEGKIIVKSSSSISHYGVRLTVNGSVNLQIRGGSAGIIESLYGVVKPISILNKSTEVRPSGKIGLGTTEIPFSMFLRQPGKDNLERFYETFHGANISAQYLVTVDIIRGYLHKTLSATVEFIVESDKDDLLKRPVSPEMVIFYITQDTQRHPLLLELKSGGFRVTGKMSTQCSLSDPITGEVAVEASAVPIYSIDIHLLRVESILLGEKIVTETSLIQSTQIADGDVCHNMTLPIYVILPRLLTCPTILAGPFSIEFKVSVVISFQSHLYKLHPKSDPTTPMLWVSIF from the exons ATGTCAATAGAGCTCAAACTTTCCCGTGCAAGTCGTATCTATCACCCTTCG GAACCTCTGGAGGGAAAAATCATAGTaaaatcttcttcttccattTCTCACTATGGTGTTCGTCTCACTGTCAATGGATCCGTCAATTTGCAG aTTCGTGGAGGATCGGCTGGAATTATTGAGTCCTTATATGGTGTTGTCAAGCCTATCTCCATTTT AAATAAGAGTACAGAGGTTAGACCTTCCGGGAAGATTGGTTTGGGTACAACAGAG ATACCATTTTCCATGTTTTTGAGACAGCCAGGAAAAGACAACCTAGAAAGATTTTATGAGACCTTCCATGGAGCCAATATCAGTGCTCAG TATCTGGTAACTGTAGATATAATAAGAGGATACCTACATAAAACATTATCTGCAACAGTGGAGTTCATAGTCGAAAGTGATAAAG ATGATCTTCTCAAGCGACCAGTTTCTCCTGAAATGGTTATCTTTTATATTACTCAAGACACACAAAGACATCCACTACTTCTTGAATTAAAATCAG GTGGATTCAGGGTGACAGGAAAGATGTCCACTCAATGTTCTTTATCAGATCCCATCACTGGTGAAGTAGCTGTAGAAGCATCTGCAGTTCCCATTTACTCCATTGACATTCATTTGCTCCGTGTAGAGTCAATTCTTCTTGGGGAGAAAATTGTAACTGAAACATCTCTGATTCAGAGTACCCAG ATAGCAGATGGAGATGTCTGTCATAATATGACTCTGCCCATCTATGTTATACTTCCTCGCCTTTTGACTTGTCCAACAATCTTAGCTGG TCCATTTTCAATCGAATTCAAAGTTTCCGTAGTCATAAGCTTTCAGTCACATCTATATAAATTGCATCCAAAATCTGATCCCACAACCCCTATGCTTTGGGTAAgcatcttttag